The sequence TCCGGCAAGATGGCCGGCTCAATTGGTTGAGAGATCGGCCGCTTTGGGACATTTAGTAAATTAAGATTGGGGTGCTGGTTGATGACGGACGTCACATCCCGATTCAGCAAATCAGTGTCGACAATTTCTGCCCGTTCTGGTTGTGCCATCGCCCCATTCTCATTTTGAACTTTCGGCATAGGAACTTCGTGCCGTTTGATCAGCTTGATCCGTTCTGGAGAAATTTTCTCAATATCGAGTTCGCGATACTTTTTCGTGAACTGGATGTTCAATGGAGGGATCTCTGAAGTTTTGAGAAAAATGTACAATAATATGATGAATAGCACGACCATGAGATCGCACATGCGCCGGTAATTGGTGATTTTGCCTTTCAACTCGCCCCAATTGTATCTTTCAATGATCCATTCCATGCTATTCTCCTCTGTTACTGTTGTTCCAAATTGATCCTTGGATAGGACAAATTTTTGAGAATCTGATGCCTCTCACAGAGGTCCATCACATCTACCGTTGTTTGAATCATGGTTTCTGCATCTGGCTCGATCACGAGGATCATCTGCTTATGATTGTTGCGATAATCATTATTAAGCTGAACTACTCGCTGCTCCAATTCGGCTATCCCTTCAATTTCGTTCGTCGTCTCCTGATTGATCAGCGAAAAATGATGATCATTCTGAATGTTAAGAAACACGATCTGTTGCTCAACTTCTTGTTTCGCCTGACCATAATTGGAAGGTAACTTGATCTGACTTTTATTCTTGACGTCAGTGATGCTCAAAAATCCGAACAGCACGATGAGTACAACGTCTATGAGGCGAATGATTGTTCCAGCTCTGAACATACCAATATTCCTTGGAATATGTAGAAATTACTTCTTGTTCTCAAGAATCACATCGACCCCCTTGGGAATACCTAATTGATCACATAGGTTGGCAAGCGCAAGAGTATACTTGATTGGCGTATTCCAATTGGATCGGATCCGCACGCGAGTATCTATTTTGTTTTTTATGTTCTCCAGCCGTTTGGTTTCGACATATTCTCTCAATGTGCCGAAATCGGTGATGACTTTGCTCTCGTCTTCTACCAAGAATTTCCCCTCTTTGGTAATACCGATGATCAATAATTCCTCTTTATCTGGATAAACATAGGCCATCTGGGTGCTCTTAGGTAGTTCCAGCACGCTTCGACTGCTGATTTCACTGATGGAGATGAATCCAAATAATAGGATCAAAACGACATCAATGAGACGAATTACCGTTGCATTTCCGCTGGTCATATTGTCCGTTCCTCCCGATGGCTTAGCCCTGGCCTAGAGCTTCAAACTCCAGTCGCGCCTTTCGTATTCCTTTGGCGGTCACTTGGACAGAGTTGAACCCTGGCTTGCTCCCGAGTGTAAAATATGCTTCCGCAATGCCATTCTCGTCGGTCGTCGTGGTGAAAACGGTTTTCTTCTCGGGAAAATATCCTTTTCCTTTGATGACTTTGTAGGTGACTGGCAAATTGGGCACTGGATTATCAAATTTGTCGACCACCTTGATAACGAATGGTTCTTTGAGCTCTTTTCCGGCGGCGGAGTTTTGGTGGTTGCCCGAAACATAAATGACCCGGTCGGGTTCAGTCGGTTTCCCCCAGGCAGTGAAATAGATCGCTGAATTACTGCTCTCTTTCAATCGCACTTGAACACGATTTTCTCCGGCCGTACTACCTAAGATCAATTCGGCCTGTGCTAAGCCGCTGGCATCACTAGTTACTTCCTGCTGTTTTCGGCCATTGGCCAGCTTGCCATTGCCACTGACAACTTCAAATACCAGCGTTTTGTCGGCGACCCCATTCCCATTTCCATTGGAAATCTGAACCACTAACGGTTTTTCCAGTCGGTTGTTCACCATCACTGCTTGATTATCCCCAGAAATCGGTATCAGCTTATAATCGCTATTCCCATTTCGAGGATTGGACACCAGCGAATTTGCCACATCAAAAATCGGTTCTTTCGATTTCAATTGACGATCGACTGCGGCGATCACGGCTTCAGATAGGTCGTATGCTGGACTCTCCACTGGAGGAGCCAGTTCGGATTCATCATCAGGAATTGAATTATCCAGCGTTTGCTCCATCTGATGAAGCCTTAATCGGAATTGCCCGGCGAGATCGGTTACTCGATCAATTCTTTTGCGGAAATAACTATATGTTTGGGTGGTAAACAAATTCAAGAAGACACTTACTACCAAGCCCATAAGGGTGGTGACTAGAGCCACACCCATTCCGCTGAGGATCTTATGTTTTTCAAGATCGCCGCCAAAAAAGGTGAGAAACATTCCCCATACCGTCCCTAAAAGCCCTAGCGCCCCAGCCGTGTCGGAGAAAAATGCCATCTTGGCCTGGAACGTCTGGAAACGGCTCTGCTGAATCTGGACGAAATCGACAATCTCGTTGCTAAATCCTTCGGCAGATTTGCGCGTTTGATAAAGGTCAAGCATGTGCTTGAACAGTCGGCTCAACATGCTGTCCTTGGTGTTCTTGATCACCCGGATGATGTCAACTAGAGTGGACTTGCGCAAGTCAAGCCGTTCTAATTCTCGGGCATGCTGACGATCCAACGCTAGTTCTGTTCCTTTGTAGAACACGGTCATCATCCCCAATATGAAATCGGCAATGATGATATACCGCCAAAATCCAGCCAGCAGCGTAATGTCCCAAAGCGACTTCAAGTCTCGAATATTGGTCAACAAATCAGGATTCATGCCTTGTCCGCTTGCTTGTGTGGCAGTGCTGTCGCTGGCAGGCGTTTGAGCCAATGCGACGAATGTCTGAAATGCCACAAATAACAACATGCTGAAAATAGCAGCTAATGCAATGCGCTTGTTGATCATATCTCTGCTCCTCAAAATTGGATGCTAATTTACAAATTTAATTTCCACAATTCCGCCTGGCACGTGTTCAGGTTTCGGTTGAGATCGAATGTCAATCTCCAACCTTCGCGATATTTTCTGGACAAAAAAGAACTTTTCATCACTATGTTGCCATTGTCCCTGCTTATCTTGCCAATAAAAAGCATAACTATAAACGTCAGGGCGTATGATATTGCCATGATCATCCCGCCAATCCCAATGAACCGATTTTGGAACGGGCGCTTCTGCGGCGAAAGTCTTGATGATTTGATGATTCCCATCTCGAACTTCTAGTTTCCACTGGCCATGATATTTGCGCATCTTGACTGATGAAATCTTAAAATGGACCGATTTTGGAGTGAGGGAATGATATTGCCGGCTGCTCAGTTGCTGAACATCCCCGACCGTCGTCCGATTCGAATCCAATTGGAGCATCGGCTGAAACTGAATCTGGTTTGCTAAAAACGGCGCATGATTGATCATATAATCGCGCAGGTGTTTCGCCCGCTCTATTGCGCTTTCCTCAGGGATAAAACGTACCGAGGCAATCTTTCTCTGAAGCAGGTTCTCCGCCAGCCAGGACTCATATTTTTTCGAGTAGCGGGAAGCCGTTATCAGCTTTGGCAGCCGTTGATTCGT comes from candidate division KSB1 bacterium and encodes:
- a CDS encoding biopolymer transporter ExbD; translated protein: MFRAGTIIRLIDVVLIVLFGFLSITDVKNKSQIKLPSNYGQAKQEVEQQIVFLNIQNDHHFSLINQETTNEIEGIAELEQRVVQLNNDYRNNHKQMILVIEPDAETMIQTTVDVMDLCERHQILKNLSYPRINLEQQ
- a CDS encoding biopolymer transporter ExbD produces the protein MTSGNATVIRLIDVVLILLFGFISISEISSRSVLELPKSTQMAYVYPDKEELLIIGITKEGKFLVEDESKVITDFGTLREYVETKRLENIKNKIDTRVRIRSNWNTPIKYTLALANLCDQLGIPKGVDVILENKK
- a CDS encoding MotA/TolQ/ExbB proton channel family protein, translated to MINKRIALAAIFSMLLFVAFQTFVALAQTPASDSTATQASGQGMNPDLLTNIRDLKSLWDITLLAGFWRYIIIADFILGMMTVFYKGTELALDRQHARELERLDLRKSTLVDIIRVIKNTKDSMLSRLFKHMLDLYQTRKSAEGFSNEIVDFVQIQQSRFQTFQAKMAFFSDTAGALGLLGTVWGMFLTFFGGDLEKHKILSGMGVALVTTLMGLVVSVFLNLFTTQTYSYFRKRIDRVTDLAGQFRLRLHQMEQTLDNSIPDDESELAPPVESPAYDLSEAVIAAVDRQLKSKEPIFDVANSLVSNPRNGNSDYKLIPISGDNQAVMVNNRLEKPLVVQISNGNGNGVADKTLVFEVVSGNGKLANGRKQQEVTSDASGLAQAELILGSTAGENRVQVRLKESSNSAIYFTAWGKPTEPDRVIYVSGNHQNSAAGKELKEPFVIKVVDKFDNPVPNLPVTYKVIKGKGYFPEKKTVFTTTTDENGIAEAYFTLGSKPGFNSVQVTAKGIRKARLEFEALGQG